The following are from one region of the Pirellulaceae bacterium genome:
- a CDS encoding rhodanese-like domain-containing protein, with the protein MSTNFRLLILMSVLISGSVFCSIPVLAQSVRPVVGQRVGTIETEQLSKLVLERMSALEKSESEGQVPPPAKFVLVDVRSNREMSVSIILGTISQNDFHRNTERYQGLVVMPHCTIGGRCEEFWRRLAEEGWTITSYRGSIVQWVDSELPLVTLKGERTNRFHTNGGCFDLPAKYQQVTI; encoded by the coding sequence ATGTCGACAAATTTTCGACTGCTGATTTTGATGAGTGTCTTAATCAGTGGATCTGTTTTCTGCTCCATTCCGGTTTTGGCACAAAGTGTGCGACCTGTGGTGGGACAGAGGGTCGGAACGATTGAAACCGAACAACTGAGTAAACTGGTTCTTGAGCGAATGTCTGCCTTGGAAAAATCCGAATCCGAAGGACAGGTACCTCCACCTGCGAAGTTCGTGCTGGTCGATGTTCGTTCCAATCGTGAGATGTCAGTATCGATTATCCTTGGAACTATCTCTCAGAACGATTTCCACAGGAACACTGAAAGATATCAAGGACTGGTAGTCATGCCCCACTGCACCATCGGCGGGCGATGTGAAGAATTTTGGAGGCGGCTTGCCGAAGAGGGCTGGACAATCACAAGCTATCGCGGCAGCATTGTCCAATGGGTGGACAGCGAACTGCCGCTAGTGACCCTCAAGGGTGAACGTACTAACCGATTTCACACCAATGGAGGCTGTTTCGATTTACCTGCCAAATACCAGCAGGTCACTATCTAG
- a CDS encoding alpha/beta hydrolase — protein sequence MNPPDLLRGASIIPPVKLPFILSGLLLMTLLSQAVAQNQQTNIPYTDSAQEQQVLDVYWPQGARRLPVIFWIHGGGWQSGDKGDVHIKPQVFCERGHVFVSTNYRLLPQVDMGELIRDVALALGWVHRNIERYGGDPQHIIVMGHSAGAQLAALMCIDQRYLGEVQVPMQVLTGCVPIDGDTFDLPPIIMTAEFRALVYGQPQPTFGHRQKFGNDPQKHVDFSAVTHIARGKSIPPFLILCVAGHPDTTAQAQRLHGALRAADVDSTVLAAPETTHRQLNANLGTEGDLATQELFKFLDSLRQKQR from the coding sequence ATGAATCCACCAGATCTCTTGCGGGGCGCTTCAATAATACCACCAGTGAAATTGCCGTTCATTCTTTCAGGGCTGCTGTTGATGACACTACTGTCACAGGCTGTAGCCCAGAATCAACAAACGAACATTCCGTATACGGATTCTGCCCAAGAGCAGCAGGTGCTGGATGTGTATTGGCCCCAAGGCGCTCGCCGTCTGCCAGTGATATTCTGGATTCATGGCGGAGGTTGGCAAAGTGGCGACAAGGGCGATGTACACATTAAGCCTCAAGTGTTTTGTGAGCGCGGACATGTGTTTGTGTCGACTAATTATCGACTGTTGCCACAAGTCGATATGGGCGAGCTGATTCGTGATGTGGCACTAGCCCTTGGCTGGGTGCATCGAAATATTGAACGCTATGGTGGCGATCCGCAACACATCATCGTGATGGGGCATTCTGCAGGAGCACAGTTGGCGGCACTGATGTGCATTGATCAGCGGTACTTGGGTGAAGTCCAGGTTCCCATGCAGGTACTCACAGGCTGTGTGCCTATAGACGGCGACACGTTTGACTTGCCACCCATCATTATGACGGCTGAATTCCGCGCGTTGGTCTATGGCCAGCCGCAACCAACTTTTGGCCACCGGCAGAAGTTCGGTAACGACCCCCAGAAGCACGTTGACTTCTCAGCGGTCACGCACATTGCACGAGGCAAGTCGATTCCGCCGTTTCTGATTCTGTGTGTGGCCGGCCATCCCGACACGACCGCCCAAGCTCAGCGACTACATGGCGCCTTGCGGGCTGCTGACGTCGACTCCACCGTCTTGGCTGCCCCCGAAACGACACATCGACAACTCAATGCCAACCTGGGGACGGAAGGTGATTTGGCAACGCAGGAGCTGTTTAAATTTTTGGATTCGCTGAGACAGAAGCAACGCTGA
- a CDS encoding efflux RND transporter periplasmic adaptor subunit, producing MKLANLKLWLRAARRFTIVAVGLAVLVMTIAWLTGMFVSKVPPGHVASDELRFSGEPTDEVHEVNKATIEEAVGTLKASSRTILSAKLLATIESISVAAGDVVTPGQTLVLLDSREYRARLDQARQALDSAIASSLLAQSNYQRAETLLQQKAISRAEFDQANRDLQVASAEQSRAREAIAEAEVMLSYTTILAPKGGRIVDRLAEPGDVARPGEPLLVLYDATSLRLEAPVMEHLAVTLRTGDTLKVYIDALSREVTATIDEIVPQADAPSRTFLVKASLPQAEDLYEGMFGRLRMPSGERRHLCLNMDAVVRIGQLEFVDVVLPDGTIERRLIKTGQIGIPGRQEVLSGLAAGERVILRTGDHHVP from the coding sequence GTGAAATTAGCAAACCTGAAGCTCTGGCTACGTGCAGCACGCAGATTCACGATTGTGGCTGTGGGACTGGCTGTGTTGGTGATGACGATTGCCTGGCTGACTGGAATGTTCGTTTCTAAGGTTCCTCCTGGACACGTCGCGTCGGATGAACTGCGATTCAGCGGGGAACCTACAGATGAAGTGCATGAAGTTAACAAGGCGACCATTGAAGAGGCGGTCGGCACCCTGAAAGCCTCTAGCCGCACGATACTCTCCGCCAAGTTGCTGGCAACGATCGAATCGATCAGCGTTGCCGCCGGTGATGTGGTAACTCCTGGCCAGACGTTGGTCCTACTCGACAGTCGCGAATATCGCGCCCGCTTGGATCAAGCTCGGCAAGCTTTGGATTCTGCAATCGCATCCAGTCTATTAGCTCAAAGCAATTATCAGCGAGCAGAAACATTGTTGCAGCAAAAGGCCATCTCCCGCGCGGAGTTTGATCAGGCCAATCGCGACTTGCAGGTAGCCTCAGCCGAACAATCGCGGGCTCGCGAAGCAATTGCCGAAGCTGAAGTGATGCTCTCCTATACGACCATTTTGGCCCCCAAGGGAGGTCGAATTGTCGATCGCCTGGCCGAACCGGGTGATGTGGCTCGGCCCGGCGAGCCTTTATTGGTGCTGTATGATGCCACCTCGCTACGACTGGAAGCACCGGTCATGGAACACCTGGCAGTCACCCTGCGGACCGGCGACACACTGAAAGTCTATATCGATGCACTCAGCCGAGAAGTCACCGCAACCATCGACGAGATTGTTCCGCAGGCGGACGCGCCGAGCCGCACTTTTCTGGTAAAGGCCAGTTTGCCGCAAGCAGAGGACCTTTACGAGGGAATGTTCGGTCGGCTGAGAATGCCCTCTGGCGAGCGGCGCCACTTATGCCTGAATATGGATGCGGTGGTTCGCATCGGGCAGCTTGAATTCGTCGATGTAGTTCTGCCGGACGGCACGATCGAACGCCGGTTAATCAAGACGGGCCAGATCGGAATACCAGGCCGACAAGAGGTTCTCAGCGGACTGGCGGCGGGCGAGCGAGTCATCCTGCGAACCGGAGACCACCATGTCCCATGA
- a CDS encoding rhodanese-like domain-containing protein has product MSQVKTISVGQLAELEARGKVEVVDVRTPAEFGDVHAAMARNVPLDRCDPCEIMRHRSGSCDQPLYVICKSGGRSMKATQKFIDAGFTNVVNVEGGTDAWVAAGLPVVRGKKAVSLERQGRIVAGGLAAAGAFGALLSGNVLWAIIPALMGSGLFLAGITDCCMLGMLLAKMPWNNVQDTGSRCST; this is encoded by the coding sequence ATGAGTCAGGTAAAGACGATTTCTGTTGGGCAACTGGCGGAACTGGAGGCTCGCGGCAAGGTGGAGGTGGTGGACGTGCGCACACCGGCCGAGTTTGGCGACGTGCACGCCGCAATGGCTCGTAACGTGCCGCTGGATCGTTGTGATCCCTGCGAAATCATGCGGCACAGGAGCGGCTCGTGCGACCAGCCGTTGTATGTCATTTGCAAGAGTGGTGGGCGGTCGATGAAAGCAACCCAAAAGTTCATCGACGCCGGCTTTACGAACGTGGTTAACGTCGAAGGAGGAACCGATGCCTGGGTCGCTGCGGGGTTGCCGGTAGTTCGCGGCAAAAAAGCTGTATCCTTGGAGCGGCAAGGTCGAATTGTGGCCGGTGGTCTAGCTGCCGCCGGGGCCTTCGGGGCGCTGCTGTCAGGCAACGTGTTGTGGGCAATTATCCCCGCGCTGATGGGATCGGGGCTGTTTTTGGCCGGCATTACCGACTGCTGCATGTTGGGCATGCTGTTAGCCAAGATGCCTTGGAACAATGTTCAGGATACCGGGAGCCGTTGTAGCACCTAG
- a CDS encoding winged helix-turn-helix transcriptional regulator, with translation MQSKKGVVQQKANKPFGSVELFAEAAECLKTLAHPVRLRMVQLLLHGRYTVGQLAEDCHVPDNVASEHLRLMQRCGFLASDRDGRQVFYRIAEPHLANILACVESRFLSTKSSS, from the coding sequence ATGCAGTCCAAAAAAGGGGTGGTCCAACAGAAGGCAAACAAGCCTTTTGGCAGCGTGGAGTTGTTTGCTGAGGCGGCTGAGTGTTTGAAGACGCTGGCTCATCCGGTTCGGCTGCGGATGGTGCAGCTTTTGCTCCACGGCCGTTACACCGTGGGGCAACTGGCTGAAGATTGTCATGTCCCAGACAACGTGGCCTCCGAACATCTGCGGCTGATGCAACGCTGTGGTTTTTTGGCCAGTGACCGCGATGGGCGTCAAGTGTTTTATCGGATCGCAGAACCGCACTTGGCGAACATACTGGCCTGCGTCGAATCGCGATTCTTGAGTACCAAATCTAGCAGCTAG
- a CDS encoding amidohydrolase, with amino-acid sequence MWVPKWQRDQQQGVDSPIPTQPVSNEEFIPRPQSQQQKQWESLIGELSEKNAKRVGMSRRDYMRTSMGMATAFVASNMVFGPNWEVEAAETVEPEATEEKFPKGEYFIMDVQTHFTDGIAIGFRNMEFVKNMGFDLKETPDAYSFANFVKEIYFDSETSIAVISGVPGKETNKKHEGVEVEGRGRGGGILPSWLMSQRKKDINELAGGRRAFCQGNCAPNHYWDKEANKPDFPALFEQMEREVKKYGIDSWKWYCHTDPGRSGNGFRMDDEAVAYPFFEKSKELGLKIFSVHKGFAAQSRTLGHFAHPGDIEKAAKDHPDISFIVYHSALKHGPNEPQFNEEGFYDPESGDFAWHADLMKIKQRNPDLNNVYPEIGSSFGVLAVSHPEMCQHLIGKNVKYFGSDHVIWGTDCLWWGAPQWVIDAMKRFQISDKLCEKFGYQKLTKEDKAKIFGLNAAKIYNFDVNQQLKALPADTLSRIKTAYLDRGGQRDNAAAGWVRADV; translated from the coding sequence ATGTGGGTTCCCAAGTGGCAACGCGACCAACAGCAAGGTGTCGACTCGCCGATTCCAACGCAGCCTGTGTCCAACGAAGAGTTCATACCGCGACCTCAATCCCAGCAACAAAAGCAGTGGGAATCGTTGATTGGCGAGTTGTCCGAGAAGAATGCCAAACGCGTCGGCATGTCGCGTCGCGATTACATGCGTACGTCGATGGGCATGGCCACCGCCTTCGTCGCGTCCAACATGGTATTTGGTCCGAATTGGGAAGTCGAAGCGGCCGAAACGGTCGAACCGGAAGCTACCGAGGAAAAGTTTCCCAAGGGTGAGTATTTCATCATGGATGTGCAAACCCACTTTACCGACGGCATCGCCATCGGATTCCGCAATATGGAATTCGTCAAGAACATGGGCTTTGACCTGAAAGAGACGCCAGATGCCTACAGTTTTGCCAACTTTGTCAAAGAAATTTACTTCGACAGCGAGACCAGTATCGCGGTCATCTCGGGCGTTCCCGGCAAGGAAACCAACAAGAAACATGAGGGCGTCGAGGTCGAAGGTCGAGGTCGTGGCGGCGGTATATTGCCCAGTTGGTTGATGTCCCAGCGCAAGAAGGATATCAATGAACTGGCAGGTGGTCGCCGCGCCTTCTGCCAAGGAAATTGCGCGCCTAATCACTACTGGGATAAAGAGGCTAACAAGCCAGATTTCCCAGCTCTCTTCGAACAGATGGAGCGGGAAGTCAAGAAATACGGAATCGACAGTTGGAAATGGTATTGCCACACTGATCCCGGGCGCAGCGGTAACGGCTTCCGCATGGACGACGAAGCCGTGGCATATCCGTTTTTCGAGAAATCCAAGGAACTGGGGCTCAAGATTTTCAGCGTTCACAAGGGATTTGCCGCGCAGTCGCGGACGCTGGGCCATTTTGCGCATCCAGGTGATATCGAGAAGGCCGCTAAGGACCATCCTGATATCAGCTTCATCGTCTACCATTCTGCGCTCAAGCATGGACCCAACGAGCCGCAGTTCAACGAAGAGGGCTTTTATGATCCCGAATCAGGCGATTTTGCCTGGCACGCAGACCTAATGAAAATCAAACAGCGCAATCCAGATTTGAACAATGTCTATCCGGAGATAGGGTCGTCGTTCGGAGTCTTGGCGGTTTCGCATCCCGAAATGTGCCAGCATTTGATCGGCAAGAACGTCAAGTATTTCGGTAGTGACCACGTCATCTGGGGAACCGACTGTCTATGGTGGGGGGCTCCACAGTGGGTCATCGATGCCATGAAGCGCTTCCAAATCAGCGACAAGCTGTGTGAGAAGTTCGGCTACCAGAAGTTGACCAAAGAAGACAAGGCCAAGATTTTTGGACTTAATGCCGCCAAGATTTACAACTTCGACGTCAACCAGCAGCTCAAGGCGCTGCCTGCCGATACGCTCAGTCGCATTAAGACCGCGTATTTGGACAGGGGCGGCCAGCGCGATAACGCAGCTGCCGGCTGGGTTCGCGCCGATGTGTGA
- a CDS encoding redoxin domain-containing protein encodes MIGKLAPLAAVFCLSQAVLANEIRQKAEESNRLPVIGRTITDFVLSDFRGKQHSLSSLADKPVVVVYFFGTDCPLAKHYSLRLGRMSAEYADKGVAFMGINSNVQDSLAEIENHVRVHNVEFPALKDVGNLVADQFGATRTPEVFVLDANRKIRYQGRVDAQYTFGSGVGLAAPAEKRADLQIALDELLAGNDVSVPTTEAKGCIIGRVRPQQSDSDITYSNQIARIFQQRCLECHREGQIAPFAMTNYSEVAGWGEMIAEVVDQQRMPPWHADPAFGHFQNDSRLSDLEKEQVLAWVDKGCPEGNPADLPEPIQYNDTWQLPGGPDEIFYMSEEPVLVKAEGSEPYRYYVVDPGFKEDKWVRLAEALPGNRAVVHHIIVFIQPPGRAVRDHGETRLLVGYAPGTRPGAYGDGWAKKIPAGSKLVFQMHYTPIGSEQTDRSMLGLVYIDESEVTHQVVTTNAIRMDFVIPPNAKDHQVVSTREHTRDGYLLSMFPHMHIRGSAFKYELVTPDGQSQTLLNVPMYDFNWQNHYTLAEPMFIPKGSKMVCTAWYDNTADNLANPDPNVSVRWGDQTWEEMMIGWHDIAYPRQSGESEQPGG; translated from the coding sequence ATGATTGGGAAGCTCGCCCCACTAGCTGCGGTTTTTTGCTTATCGCAGGCTGTATTGGCTAATGAAATTCGTCAAAAGGCGGAAGAGTCCAATCGCTTGCCCGTGATTGGTCGAACGATCACAGATTTTGTGCTCAGCGATTTTCGCGGCAAGCAACACTCGCTGTCCAGCTTGGCCGACAAGCCTGTGGTGGTAGTCTATTTCTTTGGCACCGATTGCCCATTAGCCAAGCATTACAGTCTGCGGCTCGGGAGGATGAGCGCGGAGTATGCTGACAAGGGCGTCGCCTTTATGGGCATCAACAGCAACGTCCAAGACAGTCTTGCCGAGATTGAAAACCACGTTCGAGTTCACAACGTTGAGTTTCCAGCTCTTAAAGACGTGGGCAACCTAGTGGCAGATCAGTTCGGTGCGACTCGCACACCCGAAGTGTTTGTCCTGGATGCTAACCGCAAAATTCGCTACCAAGGGCGGGTGGACGCGCAGTACACGTTCGGTTCGGGCGTCGGACTAGCGGCTCCAGCCGAGAAGCGTGCGGACCTGCAGATCGCTCTCGATGAACTACTAGCCGGGAACGACGTGTCCGTACCAACCACCGAAGCCAAGGGCTGTATCATCGGCAGGGTGCGTCCACAACAGTCCGATAGCGACATTACGTATTCCAATCAGATCGCGCGTATCTTTCAACAGCGTTGTCTCGAATGTCACCGCGAGGGCCAGATTGCTCCGTTTGCGATGACCAACTACAGCGAAGTCGCTGGTTGGGGCGAGATGATCGCTGAAGTTGTAGACCAGCAGCGTATGCCACCCTGGCATGCTGATCCAGCCTTTGGTCATTTCCAAAACGATAGTCGCTTGAGCGATCTGGAAAAGGAGCAGGTTTTGGCTTGGGTTGACAAGGGCTGTCCCGAAGGTAATCCAGCCGATCTGCCCGAACCGATCCAGTACAACGACACGTGGCAACTTCCAGGCGGGCCGGACGAAATATTCTATATGTCGGAAGAGCCCGTTCTGGTGAAAGCCGAAGGCAGTGAGCCTTATCGATACTACGTTGTTGATCCTGGCTTCAAAGAGGATAAATGGGTTCGACTGGCCGAAGCGCTTCCAGGCAATCGGGCTGTGGTTCACCATATCATCGTGTTCATACAGCCACCCGGCAGGGCAGTGCGTGATCACGGAGAGACACGATTGCTCGTGGGGTATGCTCCTGGGACACGTCCTGGGGCCTACGGCGATGGCTGGGCCAAGAAAATTCCGGCTGGCTCCAAGCTCGTGTTCCAAATGCACTACACGCCGATTGGCTCCGAACAGACCGATCGAAGCATGTTGGGTTTAGTTTATATCGACGAATCGGAAGTCACTCATCAAGTAGTGACCACCAACGCCATCCGCATGGATTTTGTGATTCCGCCTAACGCCAAGGATCATCAGGTGGTTAGCACTCGAGAGCATACTCGCGATGGCTATCTGTTATCCATGTTCCCGCACATGCATATCCGAGGATCGGCATTTAAGTACGAATTGGTGACTCCCGATGGCCAGAGTCAGACTCTGTTGAATGTGCCCATGTACGACTTCAACTGGCAGAATCATTACACGCTGGCAGAGCCAATGTTTATTCCCAAGGGGTCGAAGATGGTCTGTACGGCTTGGTATGACAACACAGCGGATAATCTGGCCAATCCCGATCCGAATGTCTCAGTTCGTTGGGGTGATCAGACCTGGGAAGAGATGATGATTGGCTGGCACGATATCGCATACCCACGTCAATCGGGCGAGTCGGAACAACCGGGTGGCTGA
- a CDS encoding PQQ-binding-like beta-propeller repeat protein, which yields MKLLAAVAMCVPIFLAFGTSARSQIQDAANMRLAAKPIQPGDWASYNYSNNGWRLNDHEKQLNRQSVEQLELHWKFPAERDTEVCGVIHATPSVVDGFVYFGTATLPKFYCLAPNGEIAWVYDLSQHRENRQRLLDDSIGHLSPENGVYVSALVTEGGVYFADVAGVMYGLDRVTGRELWTVDSHAKNFPGAHQANTVMGSPMLVHDTVVFGGGAFEHAAGAMRNYECCNGRGFVIAIHQHTGRIVWKYDVGPEPERFDPPYVETDERGEHAFHYGPSTSSVWSPVSFNPESNLVFFGTDVHNSPRKPTDDDPRNYTEHSAAVIAVDATDGTQRWVSQVNPGDVWNYSRPLWDAERKMYKDQSIGDTPKIYTIQVDGQTIPVVGVGCKNGGYYVIDQRDGKILHHTPLYKEPPNDDPHPDPRVLALPSAIGGLQTGCATDGQRVFTNGIDNFPGQKRRQIPTGGRVTAISLDATQEFWRHERPKIPWLGGTAENPRYTNVGDPVVAGISLAGGVAFFNAVSSNLLVCLDTQTGQVLKEIPIGPVLSSPAISNGKVYVGTGNTLFGMMSFPTSKTGQLLVFGLPK from the coding sequence ATGAAGCTCTTGGCTGCTGTTGCTATGTGCGTTCCGATCTTCTTGGCGTTTGGAACATCAGCCAGATCGCAAATTCAAGATGCGGCAAATATGCGGCTTGCCGCAAAACCCATTCAGCCGGGAGATTGGGCGAGCTACAACTACAGTAATAATGGCTGGCGTCTGAACGACCACGAGAAGCAGCTCAATCGCCAGTCCGTCGAGCAGCTCGAGTTGCACTGGAAGTTTCCCGCCGAGCGTGATACGGAGGTCTGTGGTGTAATCCATGCAACACCATCTGTGGTGGATGGCTTCGTCTATTTTGGTACTGCCACGCTTCCCAAGTTCTATTGCCTGGCTCCGAACGGAGAAATAGCTTGGGTCTATGACCTGAGCCAGCATCGAGAGAATCGCCAGCGACTTTTAGATGATTCGATTGGGCATCTCAGCCCTGAAAACGGCGTCTATGTTTCTGCGCTGGTCACTGAAGGGGGTGTCTATTTTGCTGATGTCGCGGGTGTTATGTACGGCCTGGATCGCGTTACGGGTCGGGAATTATGGACAGTCGATTCGCACGCGAAAAACTTCCCAGGGGCGCATCAAGCCAATACGGTGATGGGTTCTCCCATGCTGGTGCATGACACCGTGGTCTTCGGTGGGGGAGCGTTTGAGCATGCTGCGGGAGCTATGCGAAATTATGAGTGTTGCAACGGTCGCGGTTTTGTAATTGCCATTCATCAGCACACTGGGCGGATTGTGTGGAAGTACGATGTCGGACCTGAGCCGGAGAGGTTCGATCCGCCTTATGTCGAGACCGACGAGCGCGGGGAGCATGCTTTTCATTACGGCCCCTCGACATCCAGCGTTTGGAGTCCCGTCTCGTTCAATCCTGAAAGCAATTTGGTGTTCTTTGGTACCGACGTTCACAATTCGCCGCGCAAGCCCACGGACGATGATCCGCGCAACTATACCGAACACTCAGCCGCAGTGATCGCAGTGGATGCTACCGATGGCACCCAGCGCTGGGTCAGCCAAGTCAATCCCGGCGATGTATGGAATTACTCGCGGCCGCTCTGGGATGCGGAGCGAAAAATGTACAAAGACCAGTCCATTGGGGATACTCCCAAGATCTATACGATCCAAGTTGATGGGCAGACAATTCCTGTGGTTGGTGTCGGCTGCAAAAACGGTGGCTACTATGTGATAGATCAGCGCGACGGCAAGATTCTCCACCATACACCGCTCTACAAAGAACCTCCCAACGATGATCCACATCCCGATCCACGAGTATTGGCCTTGCCGAGTGCTATCGGAGGCTTGCAGACAGGCTGTGCCACGGATGGTCAGCGCGTCTTTACCAACGGCATCGACAATTTTCCAGGACAGAAGCGCCGTCAGATACCCACCGGTGGCAGGGTCACAGCGATCTCGTTGGATGCGACGCAAGAGTTTTGGAGACACGAGCGTCCCAAGATTCCTTGGCTGGGCGGCACTGCTGAAAATCCCAGGTATACCAATGTGGGCGACCCGGTCGTGGCCGGAATTTCATTGGCAGGCGGCGTGGCATTTTTCAATGCGGTCAGCAGCAATTTACTGGTGTGTTTGGATACACAAACCGGCCAAGTGCTGAAAGAAATTCCCATTGGTCCTGTGCTTTCTTCTCCGGCAATTTCCAATGGCAAAGTATATGTTGGTACGGGAAACACTCTGTTCGGCATGATGTCATTTCCAACCAGCAAGACCGGTCAGCTGTTAGTTTTTGGATTGCCCAAGTAG